A genome region from Marasmius oreades isolate 03SP1 chromosome 5, whole genome shotgun sequence includes the following:
- a CDS encoding uncharacterized protein (BUSCO:EOG09263IQ5) yields MSDFKMIAFTSFPQYQETFKTPVFEEDGDEMDLDENGFLESDELKLAWPGESLTSAQAYMRGHGTYVDNDEVIASVAGVVERVNKLITVRPVRTRYNPEVGDLVVGRITEVQARRWKVEANSRQEAVLMLSSVNLPGGVQRRKLESDELQMRMFFEEGDLLVAEVQAFFGDGTMSLHTRSLSYGKLRNGQLITVPPNLVRRLKSHFISLPCGVDLILGLNGYIWISKHVKENEREGEEGFDAEAVYSNRNDNIDDSTRIAISRVANIISVLASYSVPLTDTILLEAYEWSVEQEGDPKDLLQDHVGETLVTTVTARG; encoded by the exons ATGTCAGATTTCAAGATGATAGCGTttacttcttttcctcagtaTCAAGAGACTTTTAAAACGCCGGTGTTCGAAGAAGACGGGGATGAAATGGACCTCGATGAGAATGGGTTCTTAGAAAGCGATGAGCTCAAATTAGCCTGGCCTGGCGAATCTCTTACGTCTGCTCAGGCCTACATGAG AGGCCATGGCACATACGTCGACAATGATGAGGTGATCGCTTCTGTGGCGGGTGTCGTAGAAAGGGTGAACAAATTGATAACAGTGAGGCCAGTCCGAACGAG GTATAACCCAGAAGTCGGTGACTTGGTTGTCGGGAGGATCACTGAG GTTCAGGCTCGTAGATGGAAAGTTGAGGCAAACTCGAGGCAAGAGGCGGTTTTGATGCTATCGTCTGTCAACTTACCAGGAGGCGTTCAG CGAAGGAAACTCGAAAGCGATGAGCTTCAGATGAGAATGTTTTTTGAAGAGGGTGACTTGCTTGTAGCGGAAGTACAGGCCTTTTTCGGCGATGGCACCATGTCACTTCATACTCGATCGTTGAGTTATGGGAAG CTTCGGAATGGTCAATTGATCACTGTACCCCCAAACCTGGTTCGCCGACTCAAATCTCATTTCATTTCTCTTCCATGTGGTGTCGACTTAATCCTGGGCTTGAATGGGTATATCTGGATAAGCAAGCATGTAAAAGAAAACGAACGTGAGGGCGAGGAGGGGTTTGACGCGGAGGCAGTATACTCAAATCGAAACGAT AACATCGATGATTCCACAAGAATTGCCATTTCTCGCGTCGCAAACATAATTTCAGTCCTTGCTTCTTATTCTGTTCCCTTGACCGACACGATTCTGTTAGAAGCATACGAATGGTCTGTGGAACAAGAGGGCGACCCCAAAGATTTGCTGCAGGATCACGTAGGCGAAACATTGGTGACTACGGTAACGGCCAGAGGATAA